The following proteins are co-located in the Bdellovibrionales bacterium genome:
- a CDS encoding thioredoxin domain-containing protein translates to MSRTLVWATLFIGITLSTAWAATPADAPVQELPIRALGRADAPLTITGYSSLTCSHCADFFNNVMPEIEKRYIDTGKVRFIYRDFAMNGIDLKGMALAHCMPKEQFFPFIKIVYKNQATWIRGDKPDATLTQYAEMAGLASDKAKSCTEDTKLMDALVAVRTEAMEKNEIKATPTFIFSDNETKLVGARSLEEFAATVDKVLAKKK, encoded by the coding sequence ATGTCACGCACCCTTGTTTGGGCTACTCTTTTCATCGGAATAACCCTGTCCACCGCGTGGGCCGCTACGCCTGCCGACGCGCCGGTGCAAGAGCTGCCGATACGCGCCCTTGGCCGCGCTGATGCGCCGCTGACCATTACGGGGTATTCCAGCCTGACCTGCTCGCACTGCGCTGACTTTTTTAATAACGTCATGCCGGAAATCGAAAAGCGCTATATCGACACAGGGAAGGTTCGCTTTATCTATCGCGATTTCGCCATGAACGGGATCGACCTTAAGGGCATGGCACTGGCCCATTGCATGCCTAAAGAACAATTCTTTCCCTTCATCAAGATTGTGTACAAAAACCAAGCAACATGGATTCGTGGCGACAAGCCCGATGCCACGTTGACCCAGTATGCCGAGATGGCCGGTCTTGCTTCTGATAAAGCCAAAAGCTGCACCGAGGACACCAAGCTTATGGACGCTTTGGTTGCGGTTCGCACCGAGGCGATGGAAAAGAATGAGATTAAGGCCACGCCGACCTTTATCTTTAGCGATAACGAAACCAAGTTGGTTGGGGCACGCTCACTGGAAGAGTTTGCGGCGACCGTCGATAAAGTTCTGGCGAAAAAGAAATAA